The DNA sequence tttaaataaataaaataaaggggaaaataaagcaaaaatattttctttcatattttgaaaGCTCTGGAGGAGGTTTTAGTCAGCATGAGAGAAAACCATCATGTTTGCCAGAATAATGAACCCAAGGCTATGTGTGTGCACTTATAGGCTGTATATGTGTGTTTATGGGGGTATCTGTGCACAGATGCTCTGATAAAATCTGTTCACAACACAGGGAAAATCTGCTTTATTTGAGTGTTTGAGGCATTTGCAAATTCCAGCCACAGAGAATTCACCCAATTCCCTGGGCaagccctgccacagctgcaggagggtgCCACGGGTGGGCAGAGTTGCAGGATGGATTATCTGTATCATTGAAACCTTGGGAAGGTTGTTTAAAAGTTGTCActgaagcaaaataaatatttgccaGGCATGATCCCACCGTGCAATGACATGTAAGCTGTGTGGAATGtgttaataaaatataaatgttctgaaaaggaaacaaatgctGTGGGTgagaaaacaaagacaaaatggACTTGAGGCACCTCCAAAAGCAACAATTGAAAACATATTGACATGGGCTGGGCTGAATTCTCCTGTATCTTCTGAGGAACATATTTGCAGCATGCACAGGTCACCCAGTGGGGCAGTGGGTTTTCAGGGTGCCATAAAACCCAAAGAACTGCTCTGGTGAGGTTTTTGAGGATAATGAGGTTTATCCATTTTTTTCATAAGATGGCAGTGGGGGGCTTGGCTGCTGGAGGAAGGGGGATCCTGACCCACGGCATGAGTggcccatggcagagctggggcaggaacTTTGGTGGAGCCCAGCGTGGGCACCCGAGGTGACAGCACgacctgctgcaggctgctgatCCTGGCACCTTAGGGGCAagccccttctccttcccagccacacctgggcagctgcagtgcGTCTGCACGGGCTCCAGCAGGGGCTTTTGGCACATGAAAGAACAAGAGTCAGTGATGTCCCAGAGGTGAAGCCCCCGCGGTGATGCTGCAGTGGCGGGGGTGACACTGCGACTGCGGTGTCGCAGGGATGATGGCACATCCCTGGAACCCTGGAGGGGGGATCCACAGTGATGCTGGGAGAACCTCGGGGGAACCACCAGCTCCCACTTGCCACCTCGGGAAGAAACACGTCCAACATCTCCCTTGCGGGCCGGCTTCAGGTCTCGCTCTTGCACCGGCAAATCCACGGGAGGGCGCGCCGGCTCGAGGATGCTCAGGAAGGAGTTCCACCATGCTGCAGTTACCCAGAGGCAaggagagggcagcagggctcccggcgggaagcacagggaggggTTTGGAGGTTTGGAAGGAGCAGCGCCGACAGCCCCTGGAAGAAAGCGGGACAAAGCGCGTTATAGCGGGGGCGGCCGAGCGGTACAGCCGGGCGGCGCTTCGGCACTTCGTAGCTTTCCGTCACCTCTCACCGAGCGCTGCCGAGGATGGCCGGAGATTGCCGAACACTGCCGAACAGGCGCCCCGCGCATGCGCTTTGTGTGTCGCAGCGATGGCGGCGGCCCGGATGGAGGCGGGCGGTGCGCGTTCGGTCGTGGCGGGGGCCGCGGGCGCTGCCGCCATGGGCGACGTGGGGCCCGTAGACCCCGCCACGGCCGAGCTGGGGACCGCAGGCCCCGCCGCGGACGGTGCGGAGTGCGGGGCGGGCGACGCCGTGGTGGCGGAGGAGCCGCCGACGCCGccggcgctgccggggctgcggctGGTGCAGCAGGGCGCTGAGGCGCACGTGTACCGCGGGCTCTTCCTCGGCCGGGCCGCCGTGGCCAAGCTCCGCGTCCCGAAGCGCTACCGACACCCCGCGCTGGAGGAGCGCCTCAGCCGGCGCCGCATGGCCCAGGAGGCGCGCTCGCTGCTGCGGTGCCGGCGGGCAGGTGGGCACGGGGGCGGGCGGGAGGGTCGGGGCTGCTTGGCAggacggacggacagacagacacatccCGGGGCGGGACACACGGACTTACAATGTGAGCCCCACCCAGCACCCCGGATCCTCAGGTCGCTCAGAGCAGATCTCAGGCACTTGGCGCTATCCTGAAGGATGCGGGGGCTCCTTCCGAGGCCGGGGCGACGCGCTCTGCTCTTTCGGGGTGCCCCTGAAGCTCATCTTGCCCTCGGTGTGTCCCAGAGCGCGTTTTATCGGGGAGGCtcccccaggaggggctgagctgccaaATCCTTGTAAAGCCGCGGGGCTGTGCAGATGGCTTGGATTGAGTGTTGGCCAGGCCACTCCAAGGGGTGAATCACCAGTGGCTGGGGGTGATCTCAACTGGCATTTCTGCTTAAAGCTTTTATTGGTTGTGTTTTGTTAAAGTAAAGCTGGGAATCATGTAAATTAGCTGCTGGCATTTGATTTGTTCTTTTAAATAGGGATTCCAGCGCCAGCGGTCTACTTCGTGGATTATGTCACCAACTCCATCTACCTTGAAGATATTGTAGACTCAATTACTGTTCAGGATCATATTTATTCTGTACAAAAGAGTGGAAGTGATGCCAGCGGCCTCCATAAGTTAGCAGAGAAGATGGGTGAGCTGTTAGCAAGGATGCACGATGAGGATATTATCCACGGGGACCTCACAACTGCCAATCTCCTCCTGAGGCCACCCACGGAGAACCTGGACCTGGTGTTGATAGACTTTGGACTCAGTTTTATTTCAGGCCTTCCAGAGGATAAAGGTGTTGATTTGTATGTTCTGGAAAAAGCCTTCATTAGCACTCATCCGGATACTGAAGCAATGTTCCAAGCTCTGCTAAAGACCTACGCAGCCACGTCTAAAAAATCAGGTCCTGTGATCAAAAAGCTGGATGAGGTTCGGCTAAGGGGAAGGAAGAGATCCATGATTGGGTAGAAGAGAGTGGGGTTAGGGATGGAGAAATAGTAGGTTTTACAAAGAGCGTTATTTATATTTCTAGTTGGTTTTATTTCACAGATCAGTATTTTGATAACTGTGTcttcaaataaataaacttGAAAGAGTTTTAAGTGTCATCAAGTAACCGAAGTAATTGTGAGATTGGGGCACGGCCAAGAGAGAAACAATTAGAGGTCACTTCTGTCctaaatgttaaatatttctaATACAAAGTAGTTCACAGTGTCATTCTACTCGTCTGTGTGTGGTTAGAACCATCCAGAGCAATCTTGGCCTGTAGACCATAAATTTGTGGGAGGTTCTTACTCCAGAGACTACAGAACAGCATCTACAAAAAGTAACTGAGAAAAACAAGTGTGTTGTTTTTCTCAGGAGACTTTACAACAAAGGGTTTAAATCTGTTATAAACGACTCAACACATCCTGAAAATTTTCAGAACTGAATTCTGGAACATGGGCAATGCTGGAATACACTAAtataaattgcttttattttcttttggtagtaaattgtctttttttactCTCAGTCAATAGCACTGTctgaaagaaatataaaattggTTAATCCAGAGTAGTTTTCTACTGAGAAACTTCTACTTTAAGCAAGAAGCCTGCTGTAAATTTCCTCTTTTGGAGCTTTATAAGGGGGATTGCTGGTATTGCTGTTGCCTGTCCAGGTAGGCTGTTGGCAGAGGTAGGTGgtaattgtctttttttatgtAATGTTTTCTCTCTATTACTTCATTTTTCCGGTTTACTGTATCTAACAGAGTGAACGGAAGGTGTGCCAGAGGAGAATCTCGCACACCCCACAGTGGATGGGTTAGGAGATTATCAGCTTTGTGAGCAGGTTGGGGTGTGAATGTGGGAGCATCATTGTCTGCAGGTAATGATGGAAAGAAATGGTGAGCTTTATGCTGAGCGatttgctgtgctgggcagtcTTTATCCATCAGGAAGAATCTCTGTTCTCCTGTGcattcccacttcttcctgagcaatttgctgtgctgggcaaTCTGTATTCATTGGGAAGATCCTCTGTTCTCCTGTGCATTCCCACTTCTTGCTGAGCAatttgctgtgctgggcagtcTTTATCTGTTGGGAAGATCCTCTGTGCTCTTGTGCACTCCCTTATGCTCTGAAACTGCTCTTCAAAAACAGGGAGTGCAGTCCCTCGCCTCTGCACAGCCACGGGCCAGTCCCGTACTGATCAGGgggcagagaaggagagaaggcagctgtgaggagctgctctggcaggcAGGGCAGAAGGATTGAGGGCTTTTCCTGCCCCCTTGGAGCAGCGCAGCCGAGCAGAGGGGACAGAACAGGCGGCGCCGAGAACCACCACGCGCCTCCGCAGCTCCGGCCTCACTCCGCGCGGTGGCGCCGCCGCAGCGCCGCCGCCCCTGATCCCTCAGGTGGCCGGTTCGCGTCCCGCGCCCGCAAGTGTCCTGGCGCGGCGGGCTGCCCGTGCCCGGCGCGCATTTCACCTCTTGCCAGAAAAGCCGCTGGGCGAGTGCCCGACCCCGGCGTGTGGGGCACGGGTTCCACCGCCCAGCCACAGCTTTGGTACCGCGCCAGGCACCCTCGTTCCCTGCAACGCCCGGGTAAGCTGCCGTGTTTTGTTCAGTGCCTGCGTGCCCCGAACACTCCTCGGCTCTCCTTCCCGTGTCGCGCGAAGGAGAGAACGGAAaagtccctgctgctgcatctTCTCCTCTTCGGTCAGTCCGGAGCGCACACCGACACTCGGATCGGTGCTCCCCGGGTATCCCGTGGACTGCTGGAGCGTCGTGGCACGGTGGGGAGCAGATGGATGTTGAGCTCACGAGTCCCGAAGGAGGGGTGTGAGCCCCGAATGCCTGACCCCCTTGCCTGCCATCCCCCATCTGTACAAACAGCGCTGTCCCCGCTCCCGGTGATGCCACGATTGAGTTCTGTTTGCACAGCCCTTTGAAGAAGTGTGTTTCCAGCTATCACGGTGTTTGTTGAAATGCGGCTCTCCCTGCGGGACAGCGGAGCAGAAACAAAGGCGATCCGCGGGAGGTGCTCAGGGCGGCGCGGTGCCCCGAGCCGGGTCGGCAGCCTGAGGTCAGGCCAGTCCTCCCGGGGAGCTATGCGTGGGACTGCCCTTCGAGCAGGGACTGCTGGACTGGCCTCTGCTGAAATCAGCTCCGAGATGGAGctgcaaaacaaagcaggaCATTACTGGTCATGAGaagcaaaatgttttgttttttcactgcGTGATAAACCCTTCCTTGTTATATAAGTGTTACTTTCTGCACATCTGTGTTAGGGCTTGTTGATATTTCCTCTTGCTCAGCCGGGTGTGTCAGATGGATTGCTATAGAGAATGCTGAACTGTTGCTGTTTGAAGGTTGAAAAATCTCAGCAGGTTTATGTCCAGCAAAAAGGACACTGGACATGCAAAGTGTTCACATCTTGCAGCCTCAGCTGTATCAGCCCctcaggagctggactcaatgatccttgggttcccttccaactcactctgtgattctgggatgagctgtgtctgcagcagcacctccttGGATGAAAACCACTGGTTCACAGAGCAGGTGGTGGTTCCAGTTTTTGTTGGCTGGGAATAGCTTGACATGCTGCTGTGTTAGCTTTCTGTGCATCTCTGTGCTCATAAACACAGAGATTTGAATTactattattgttgttattaaaTAATATGCTATTGCATTATTAACACTCAGGCTTTATATCTAGTGCATGTCCGTTCTTGTAAGATAAATAGGACTCCTAGTTTCTTTcttgtggttttgtggtttttttcttcctgaataGTTTATCTGCTGCAAATCCACTTTTGAGCCACCAATATTCCTCCAGAGTTTGCCTGACTTTTGACAAAGTCCTTGCAACCCACACTGGTGGAAGTGGTGATGTCCTATCCAGAGTGGTTGTTCTCCCAAAGGCTGTGTTGTCCTTCAGCCCCCACAAAACCTTCTTGCTTGCCTGTTGGGGGGACCCTGAGATTGTGGGATGTGACAAGTGGTGGCTGGTGGTGCACAAAGCCACTGGGGGTCTCTCTGCCACCATCACTAGCAGCAGGAAAATCTGTATGTTCAGGGAACACCTTTGAGCAGAATGTATTTACAGCTGTGTACTGGATGTGCAGATGATCACTGGGTCTTTCTCCTGCttgaatatttttgcttttaaaagtgaATTGTTGTCTCAGGGTGTCAATTCCAGGCCTGCTGGGAACAGCTTCATTTCCAGAGGCTTCCCAGCACCTCCCTGACCTTGCTCTACACCTGGATATCACTCAAAAATGCCATGAATACAAGGAGGTGCAGATAAGATGTGGAAAGAGGAAtgaaaggaaagagggaaagacaAATTAAATGGAAATAGAGATGTTTTGTCAGCACAAAGTGCAGTGTAGTATTTCTGaggaaaatgctgtttattgATGGCATTaccttttctgtttattttg is a window from the Ammospiza nelsoni isolate bAmmNel1 chromosome 12, bAmmNel1.pri, whole genome shotgun sequence genome containing:
- the TP53RK gene encoding EKC/KEOPS complex subunit TP53RK, translated to MAAARMEAGGARSVVAGAAGAAAMGDVGPVDPATAELGTAGPAADGAECGAGDAVVAEEPPTPPALPGLRLVQQGAEAHVYRGLFLGRAAVAKLRVPKRYRHPALEERLSRRRMAQEARSLLRCRRAGIPAPAVYFVDYVTNSIYLEDIVDSITVQDHIYSVQKSGSDASGLHKLAEKMGELLARMHDEDIIHGDLTTANLLLRPPTENLDLVLIDFGLSFISGLPEDKGVDLYVLEKAFISTHPDTEAMFQALLKTYAATSKKSGPVIKKLDEVRLRGRKRSMIG